A genomic region of Raphanus sativus cultivar WK10039 chromosome 6, ASM80110v3, whole genome shotgun sequence contains the following coding sequences:
- the LOC130495758 gene encoding uncharacterized protein LOC130495758 produces the protein MWAKTGKDWTGKSNPGVQAWTGMPGPGRVARACRPGPECMDRGECMNLRSRGSSSLVPRVEDIAALERELVRKRREEEQQVHLQRLGFDMENLTQQEAAQAGIGQGGANLRPQRQPQHPPRQARAIGAYDQPHINDPFDHLDKFDSYCGLSKTNGVSEDALKLRLFPFSLGDKARQWEKSLPSDSITTWDECKEAFLDKFFSISRTAKIRNEIYGFQQRNLESFSEAWEMFKGYQAHCPHHGFSKESLLSTFYRGAIPQCRNRLDTASNGFFLGRTEEEAEELVENMAKSDSVYSEGHDRANRGDDHQTKRELKSLQDKLDFILSTQAKQEQMNFVGGPSQEAPPKVNEVDGLEGQEELCFINSNSTWYKKEPNFQYNKYQPRQNTPPSFGNNNNQSTQAQGNSSQATATDSSMESMFKQIMDAQSRLAKDIGHEFQTVHSKIDTSYTELNNKFLLLASRFNALESQVASMPSSSKSPMGSLLGKPDKNPKESCNVVISTTSSKIELSDHEKEVDEIERLLHGT, from the exons ATGTGGGCGAAGACCGGGAAGGACTGGACCGGGAAGAGTAACCCGGGCGTGCAGGCCTGGACCGGAATGCCTGGACCGGGGAGAGTAGCCCGGGCGTGCAGGCCTGGACCGGAATGCATGGACCGGGGAGA gtgtatgaacttgaggagcagagGTTCATCAAGCCTTGTTCCAAGAGTTGAAGACATAGCTGCACTTGAGAGAGAGTTAGTacgaaagagaagagaagaagagcaacaggtTCACTTGCAGAGATTGGGGTTTGATATGGAGAACCTAACTCAACAAGAAGCTGCTCAAGCTGGTATTGGTCAAGGAGGTGCCAACCTTAGACCTCAGCGCCAGCCACAACACCCTCCACGCCAAGCTAGAGCCATCGGGGCCTACGATCAACCTCACATCAATG ATCCTTTTGACCACTTGGACAAGTTTGATAGCTACTGTGGTTTGTCCAAGACCAATGGAGTGTCAGAAGATGCTTTGAAGCTCAGGCTCTTCCCTTTCTCTCTGGGAGACAAGGCAagacagtgggagaagtctctccCAAGCGACTCTATCACTACTTGGGATGAGTGCAAGGAAGCCTTTCTAGACaagttcttctccatctccaggACAGCTAAGATCAGGAATGAGATCTATGGGTTTCAGCAGAGGAACTTAGAAAGTTTCAGTGAAGCATGGGAGATGTTCAAAGGCTACCAAGCTCATTGCCCACACCATGGCTTCTCCAAAGAGAGCTTGTTGAGTACCTTCTACAGGGGAGCTATACCACAGTGCAGAAACAGGCTTGATACTGCTAgcaatggtttcttcttgggcagGACTGAGGAGGAAGCAGAAgagctggtggagaacatggcTAAGAGTGACTCAGTTTATAGTGAGGGGCATGATAGAGCCAACAGAGGTGATGATCACCAGACTAAGAGAGAGCTCAAGTctttgcaagacaagttggacTTTATTCTCTCCACCCAAGCTAAGCAAGAGCAAATGAACTTTGTGGGTGGTCCTAGTCAAGAAGCACCTCCTAAGGTGAATGAAGTagatggtttggaagggcaagaggAGTTGTGCTTCATCAATAGCAATAGTACTTGGTACAAAAAGGAAcctaactttcagtacaacaaatACCAGCCTAGGCAAAACACACCTCCTAGTTTTGGGAACAACAACAATCAGTCCACTCAAGCTCAAGGAAACTCTTCTCAAGCTACAGCTACTGATTCAAGTATGGAGTCAATGTTCAAGCAGATAATGGATGCTCAGTCTAGATTAGCAAAGGACATTGGTCATGAGTTCCAAACCGTGCACTCCAAGATTGATACTAGCTATACCGAGCTGAACAACAAGTTCTTACTACTTGCCTCTCGCTTCAACGCTTTGGAGAGTCAGGTCGCCTCTATGCCATCATCTTCCAAGAGCCCAATGGGATCACTACTAGGGAAACCAGATAAGAATCCCaaggagtcttgcaatgttgtcatctctactacttcttcaaagATTGAGCTGAGTGATCATGAGAAAGAGGTGGATGAGATTGAAAGACTTTTGCATGGAACATAG